One window of the Rhipicephalus sanguineus isolate Rsan-2018 chromosome 2, BIME_Rsan_1.4, whole genome shotgun sequence genome contains the following:
- the LOC119382689 gene encoding zinc finger protein 668 isoform X1 — protein sequence MLLDDRTHLGEQRPASPTTSSPYAPGFSVPALLHSSSHRSAMKEASEAEECRSNGGSPGSAASTTSGGGNGAAGSSSAPSSAGGAGGGGSRSPPLPGAASSTTGELAFLSNLLGRREAPRDKVFTCTVCRRCFGYKHVLQNHERTHTGEKPFECRECHKRFTRDHHLKTHMRLHTGEKPYHCTHCDRQFVQVANLRRHLRVHTGERPYACELCDSKFSDSNQLKAHMLIHKGEKPFECQLCMGRFRRRHHLMHHKCPKDEANAGKPRRGRRPRAYEVAASPPSSLAATTTGVPVVVTNSLAAAAALSPTAAAVVGAGIPPVAHSATGGPLGEPPKSRRKPRHTIRILTPQQRDLFLETEQTEPLDMSMSPTPLLLPSTPYRYPTPGVLDLSSSRSDSEAPEEEEDMEDGEDDIMEEPEEEEQDLRINNDHRRKELLAERLQGVVVDHHRLSAVDHRLAAVDHRLGVGIDHRLSVDHHRLGERLEDRLAAGFQLDLVRRRGLAHGLALPHVLPPGLARGLSTSPDHDGDNTSNGSFALAASS from the coding sequence GTCATCGGAGTGCGATGAAAGAGGCCAGTGAGGCCGAGGAATGTCGCAGCAACGGCGGCAGCCCCGGCAGCGCGGCGAGCACCACGAGCGGCGGCGGCAACGGCGCAGCGGGCTCTTCGTCGGCGCCGTCGAGCGCAGgaggcgccggcggcggcggctcgcgcaGTCCGCCGCTCCCGGGCGCCGCATCTTCGACGACGGGCGAGCTGGCCTTCCTCTCGAACCTGCTGGGACGACGCGAGGCGCCGCGCGACAAGGTCTTCACGTGCACTGTCTGTAGGCGATGCTTCGGCTACAAGCATGTGCTCCAGAACCACGAGCGCACGCACACGGGAGAGAAGCCGTTCGAGTGCCGCGAGTGCCACAAGCGCTTCACGCGCGACCACCACCTGAAGACGCACATGCGGCTGCACACGGGCGAGAAGCCGTACCACTGCACGCACTGCGACCGCCAGTTCGTGCAGGTCGCCAACCTGCGCCGACACCTGCGGGTGCACACCGGGGAGCGGCCGTACGCCTGCGAGCTGTGCGACTCCAAGTTCTCCGACTCGAACCAGCTCAAGGCGCACATGCTCATCCACAAGGGCGAGAAGCCGTTCGAGTGCCAGCTCTGCATGGGCCGCTTCAGGCGCCGCCACCACCTCATGCACCACAAGTGCCCCAAGGACGAGGCAAACGCCGGCAAGCCGCGCCGCGGTCGAAGGCCCCGCGCCTACGAGGTGGCCGCCTCGCCGCCATCCTCCCTCGCCGCCACAACCACTGGGGTGCCCGTCGTGGTCACCAACAGTCtggctgccgccgccgcccttTCGCCCACGGCCGCAGCCGTGGTGGGCGCCGGAATACCTCCCGTGGCCCACTCGGCCACCGGGGGACCTCTGGGCGAGCCGCCCAAGAGCCGGCGCAAGCCGCGCCACACGATACGCATCCTGACACCTCAGCAGCGCGACCTGTTCCTCGAGACGGAGCAGACCGAGCCGCTGGACATGTCCATGTCGCCGACGCCACTGCTGCTGCCGTCGACGCCGTACCGTTACCCAACTCCCGGCGTGCTCGACTTGTCCAGCTCGCGGTCCGACTCCGAGGCTCCCGAAGAGGAGGAAGACATGGAGGACGGCGAAGACGACATCATGGAAGAGCCCGAGGAAGAAGAGCAAGACCTGCGCATCAACAACGACCACCGCCGCAAGGAGCTGCTCGCCGAGCGGCTTcagggcgtcgtcgtcgaccaCCACCGACTTTCGGCCGTGGACCACCGGCTGGCAGCGGTCGACCACCGGCTCGGTGTCGGCATCGACCACAGACTCAGCGTCGACCACCACCGTCTGGGGGAGCGGCTCGAGGACCGGTTGGCGGCGGGGTTCCAGCTCGACTTGGTGCGACGCCGGGGCCTCGCGCACGGGTTGGCACTGCCCCACGTGCTGCCGCCCGGCCTGGCGCGAGGTCTGTCTACGTCACCGGACCACGACGGCGACAACACGAGCAACGGTTCCTTCGCCTTGGCCGCCTCGTCCTAG
- the LOC119382689 gene encoding protein krueppel isoform X2, with translation MLLDDRTHLGEQRPASPTTCHRSAMKEASEAEECRSNGGSPGSAASTTSGGGNGAAGSSSAPSSAGGAGGGGSRSPPLPGAASSTTGELAFLSNLLGRREAPRDKVFTCTVCRRCFGYKHVLQNHERTHTGEKPFECRECHKRFTRDHHLKTHMRLHTGEKPYHCTHCDRQFVQVANLRRHLRVHTGERPYACELCDSKFSDSNQLKAHMLIHKGEKPFECQLCMGRFRRRHHLMHHKCPKDEANAGKPRRGRRPRAYEVAASPPSSLAATTTGVPVVVTNSLAAAAALSPTAAAVVGAGIPPVAHSATGGPLGEPPKSRRKPRHTIRILTPQQRDLFLETEQTEPLDMSMSPTPLLLPSTPYRYPTPGVLDLSSSRSDSEAPEEEEDMEDGEDDIMEEPEEEEQDLRINNDHRRKELLAERLQGVVVDHHRLSAVDHRLAAVDHRLGVGIDHRLSVDHHRLGERLEDRLAAGFQLDLVRRRGLAHGLALPHVLPPGLARGLSTSPDHDGDNTSNGSFALAASS, from the coding sequence GTCATCGGAGTGCGATGAAAGAGGCCAGTGAGGCCGAGGAATGTCGCAGCAACGGCGGCAGCCCCGGCAGCGCGGCGAGCACCACGAGCGGCGGCGGCAACGGCGCAGCGGGCTCTTCGTCGGCGCCGTCGAGCGCAGgaggcgccggcggcggcggctcgcgcaGTCCGCCGCTCCCGGGCGCCGCATCTTCGACGACGGGCGAGCTGGCCTTCCTCTCGAACCTGCTGGGACGACGCGAGGCGCCGCGCGACAAGGTCTTCACGTGCACTGTCTGTAGGCGATGCTTCGGCTACAAGCATGTGCTCCAGAACCACGAGCGCACGCACACGGGAGAGAAGCCGTTCGAGTGCCGCGAGTGCCACAAGCGCTTCACGCGCGACCACCACCTGAAGACGCACATGCGGCTGCACACGGGCGAGAAGCCGTACCACTGCACGCACTGCGACCGCCAGTTCGTGCAGGTCGCCAACCTGCGCCGACACCTGCGGGTGCACACCGGGGAGCGGCCGTACGCCTGCGAGCTGTGCGACTCCAAGTTCTCCGACTCGAACCAGCTCAAGGCGCACATGCTCATCCACAAGGGCGAGAAGCCGTTCGAGTGCCAGCTCTGCATGGGCCGCTTCAGGCGCCGCCACCACCTCATGCACCACAAGTGCCCCAAGGACGAGGCAAACGCCGGCAAGCCGCGCCGCGGTCGAAGGCCCCGCGCCTACGAGGTGGCCGCCTCGCCGCCATCCTCCCTCGCCGCCACAACCACTGGGGTGCCCGTCGTGGTCACCAACAGTCtggctgccgccgccgcccttTCGCCCACGGCCGCAGCCGTGGTGGGCGCCGGAATACCTCCCGTGGCCCACTCGGCCACCGGGGGACCTCTGGGCGAGCCGCCCAAGAGCCGGCGCAAGCCGCGCCACACGATACGCATCCTGACACCTCAGCAGCGCGACCTGTTCCTCGAGACGGAGCAGACCGAGCCGCTGGACATGTCCATGTCGCCGACGCCACTGCTGCTGCCGTCGACGCCGTACCGTTACCCAACTCCCGGCGTGCTCGACTTGTCCAGCTCGCGGTCCGACTCCGAGGCTCCCGAAGAGGAGGAAGACATGGAGGACGGCGAAGACGACATCATGGAAGAGCCCGAGGAAGAAGAGCAAGACCTGCGCATCAACAACGACCACCGCCGCAAGGAGCTGCTCGCCGAGCGGCTTcagggcgtcgtcgtcgaccaCCACCGACTTTCGGCCGTGGACCACCGGCTGGCAGCGGTCGACCACCGGCTCGGTGTCGGCATCGACCACAGACTCAGCGTCGACCACCACCGTCTGGGGGAGCGGCTCGAGGACCGGTTGGCGGCGGGGTTCCAGCTCGACTTGGTGCGACGCCGGGGCCTCGCGCACGGGTTGGCACTGCCCCACGTGCTGCCGCCCGGCCTGGCGCGAGGTCTGTCTACGTCACCGGACCACGACGGCGACAACACGAGCAACGGTTCCTTCGCCTTGGCCGCCTCGTCCTAG
- the LOC119382689 gene encoding protein krueppel isoform X3, protein MKEASEAEECRSNGGSPGSAASTTSGGGNGAAGSSSAPSSAGGAGGGGSRSPPLPGAASSTTGELAFLSNLLGRREAPRDKVFTCTVCRRCFGYKHVLQNHERTHTGEKPFECRECHKRFTRDHHLKTHMRLHTGEKPYHCTHCDRQFVQVANLRRHLRVHTGERPYACELCDSKFSDSNQLKAHMLIHKGEKPFECQLCMGRFRRRHHLMHHKCPKDEANAGKPRRGRRPRAYEVAASPPSSLAATTTGVPVVVTNSLAAAAALSPTAAAVVGAGIPPVAHSATGGPLGEPPKSRRKPRHTIRILTPQQRDLFLETEQTEPLDMSMSPTPLLLPSTPYRYPTPGVLDLSSSRSDSEAPEEEEDMEDGEDDIMEEPEEEEQDLRINNDHRRKELLAERLQGVVVDHHRLSAVDHRLAAVDHRLGVGIDHRLSVDHHRLGERLEDRLAAGFQLDLVRRRGLAHGLALPHVLPPGLARGLSTSPDHDGDNTSNGSFALAASS, encoded by the coding sequence ATGAAAGAGGCCAGTGAGGCCGAGGAATGTCGCAGCAACGGCGGCAGCCCCGGCAGCGCGGCGAGCACCACGAGCGGCGGCGGCAACGGCGCAGCGGGCTCTTCGTCGGCGCCGTCGAGCGCAGgaggcgccggcggcggcggctcgcgcaGTCCGCCGCTCCCGGGCGCCGCATCTTCGACGACGGGCGAGCTGGCCTTCCTCTCGAACCTGCTGGGACGACGCGAGGCGCCGCGCGACAAGGTCTTCACGTGCACTGTCTGTAGGCGATGCTTCGGCTACAAGCATGTGCTCCAGAACCACGAGCGCACGCACACGGGAGAGAAGCCGTTCGAGTGCCGCGAGTGCCACAAGCGCTTCACGCGCGACCACCACCTGAAGACGCACATGCGGCTGCACACGGGCGAGAAGCCGTACCACTGCACGCACTGCGACCGCCAGTTCGTGCAGGTCGCCAACCTGCGCCGACACCTGCGGGTGCACACCGGGGAGCGGCCGTACGCCTGCGAGCTGTGCGACTCCAAGTTCTCCGACTCGAACCAGCTCAAGGCGCACATGCTCATCCACAAGGGCGAGAAGCCGTTCGAGTGCCAGCTCTGCATGGGCCGCTTCAGGCGCCGCCACCACCTCATGCACCACAAGTGCCCCAAGGACGAGGCAAACGCCGGCAAGCCGCGCCGCGGTCGAAGGCCCCGCGCCTACGAGGTGGCCGCCTCGCCGCCATCCTCCCTCGCCGCCACAACCACTGGGGTGCCCGTCGTGGTCACCAACAGTCtggctgccgccgccgcccttTCGCCCACGGCCGCAGCCGTGGTGGGCGCCGGAATACCTCCCGTGGCCCACTCGGCCACCGGGGGACCTCTGGGCGAGCCGCCCAAGAGCCGGCGCAAGCCGCGCCACACGATACGCATCCTGACACCTCAGCAGCGCGACCTGTTCCTCGAGACGGAGCAGACCGAGCCGCTGGACATGTCCATGTCGCCGACGCCACTGCTGCTGCCGTCGACGCCGTACCGTTACCCAACTCCCGGCGTGCTCGACTTGTCCAGCTCGCGGTCCGACTCCGAGGCTCCCGAAGAGGAGGAAGACATGGAGGACGGCGAAGACGACATCATGGAAGAGCCCGAGGAAGAAGAGCAAGACCTGCGCATCAACAACGACCACCGCCGCAAGGAGCTGCTCGCCGAGCGGCTTcagggcgtcgtcgtcgaccaCCACCGACTTTCGGCCGTGGACCACCGGCTGGCAGCGGTCGACCACCGGCTCGGTGTCGGCATCGACCACAGACTCAGCGTCGACCACCACCGTCTGGGGGAGCGGCTCGAGGACCGGTTGGCGGCGGGGTTCCAGCTCGACTTGGTGCGACGCCGGGGCCTCGCGCACGGGTTGGCACTGCCCCACGTGCTGCCGCCCGGCCTGGCGCGAGGTCTGTCTACGTCACCGGACCACGACGGCGACAACACGAGCAACGGTTCCTTCGCCTTGGCCGCCTCGTCCTAG